The genomic DNA AATCCTTGCGAAGGTCCCTGAGGCTGCCGTTCAACTCGACTGCCGCCGCAAAGTAGGAGAACGCCTCCGGGTTGCCGTCACGAGCGAGAAGTTTTCCCATGGCGTGATGAAAATCGGGAAATTCCGGGTTGAGTTCGATGGCCTTCAGGAAAGACTCCCGGGCTCGCTGTGTATCGCCTCCCGACAGTTCCGCCGACCCGAGCCCGAAGTGGGCCAGGGCGAGAGAGCCGTCCAGCGAGGTTGCTTCCCGGAAACAGCGCCGGGCCTCCTGGTGGTTCCCCATGAGCAGATTGATGTTGCCGAGGTTGATCTTCGCAAGCGGGAAGCCGGGGTCCAGTTCCGCCGCAACGGTGCATTGGGCGAGGGCGTCCTCGAGCCTTCCCGCCATCATGAGCGCTGCGCCGTAGTTGTTCCGGCACTTCACATGGTCCGGATTGAGCCTGACTGCTTTCTCGTAGTGCGTGATAGCCTCATCGAAGCGTCCCAGGTCCTGGAGCAGCACGGCGTAGGTGTACAGCGAGTCCCAGTGGTTCGGCGCGTGCCTGAGGGCCTCCTGAAGCACGGCTTCGGCGTATTCGTAAATGCGCAGGTCGTGAAGGGTATCCCCGAGCTTGTGGAGAACGCTGGCATGGTCCGGAAGAATGCCTGCGGCTATCTCGAAACAGACCGCGCTTTCCTGAAGAAGCCCCTGGGCCTTGAGACGGTCGCCGAAGGAGATGACGATCTCCGCTACATCGGGTTCCTTGATCAAAGGTTCTTCTTCCAGCAGGGCGACCAGGTCCTGTGCAACGGCGCGGGAAATGGTGGCTCCATCTGAGGAGACACGCCGGCTGAGGGAGCGCAGATCTTCGGTGGCCTCGGCGAGATTTCCCTTGGCGGCCTTCAGCGCCGAGGCAAAAAAGGGTGCCAGGTTGTCATGGGGCGAGTCTTCGGCAAAGCTTTCATAGGCAGCGAGG from Geobacter sp. DSM 9736 includes the following:
- a CDS encoding tetratricopeptide repeat protein; this translates as MGFFNKMFGRNGETDDSAAEVSGADFVTALQMHLRGELDPALAAYESFAEDSPHDNLAPFFASALKAAKGNLAEATEDLRSLSRRVSSDGATISRAVAQDLVALLEEEPLIKEPDVAEIVISFGDRLKAQGLLQESAVCFEIAAGILPDHASVLHKLGDTLHDLRIYEYAEAVLQEALRHAPNHWDSLYTYAVLLQDLGRFDEAITHYEKAVRLNPDHVKCRNNYGAALMMAGRLEDALAQCTVAAELDPGFPLAKINLGNINLLMGNHQEARRCFREATSLDGSLALAHFGLGSAELSGGDTQRARESFLKAIELNPEFPDFHHAMGKLLARDGNPEAFSYFAAAVELNGSLRDLRKDFGLACLQMGRREEGLEHLRIALEQNPEDAEVRGILSSADDEGRDQ